The uncultured Cohaesibacter sp. region TGCCATTGAAATCCATCCGGGCACACCAAACGCCTATTATGAGCAGGGTGTTGTCAAAGGCGAAGACACCAAACCGCTGCTGGCTAGCTCTTCCGCTCTTGTCGATATTACCACCTATTGCAGCCGCCAGCCGCATCTGCATCTGGAGCCGGATTGCGGTGAAGCCTATGTGGATGAAGATGGCGTTCTAACCATCCTGTCAAAATCAATCGGCGTGCATCTGCATCATGCCATGATCTGTCCGGGGCTTGGTCTTGAGCCTGACAAACTGCGCCTGATCCAGAACCCGACCGGGGGTACCTTCGGATATAAATTCTCTCCCACCATGGAAGCCCTTCTGGGAGCAGCTGCTCTAGCTACCGGTAAGCCCGTATCCTTGGTGTATGACCAATACCAGAACATCACATATACAGGCAAACGCAGCCCGGTTAACATCAATATCAAATTGGGATGTGACGACAATGGCAAGCTAACCGCCATGGAAACCGACTGGTGGCTTGATCATGGTCCTTATTCCGAGTTTGGCGATCTGGTTACTCTGCGTCAGGCGCAGTTTACCGGGGCGGGCTATCATCTGGAGAATATCCGCGGCAAAGGGCTTACCGTAGCAACGAACCATGCATGGGGATCGGCCTTCCGTGGCTATGGGTCTCCGCAGGCCTTCCTAGCGTCTGAAACCGCCATTGACATTCTGGCTGAAAAGATGGGCGAGGATCCGTTCGAGTTCCGCTATAAGAACCTTTATAGCGAGAATTCGACCACACCAACCGGCCAGAAACCCGAGGTTCTGGTTCTGCCTCAGTTGTTTGATATGCTGCGGCCGAAATATGAAGAAGCCAAGAAACGCTGCGCTGAGCTCTCTACCGATGAGGTGAAACGTGGCGTCGGTGTTGCTCTGGGTATCTATGGCTGCGGTCTGGATGGTCCGGACAGCTCCAATGCCCGCGCGGAACTGACCAAGGATGGCGTCACCATCTACAATGCCTGGGAAGATCATGGACAGGGGGCTGACCTTGGTACGTTGACCATGGCGCATGAAGTGCTGCGTCCTACCGGCATTACACCAGAACAGATTTCTCTGGTGATGAATGACACCAATGGCCCGAACTCAGGTCCTGCTGGCGGTAGCCGCTCCAACGTCTTTACGGGTAACGCAACCCGCGTTGCAGCAGAAATGCTACTCAATGCAATGAGAAAAGAGGATGGTAGCTATCGCACCTATGACGAAATGGTCGCCGATGGCATTCCGCTTGTCTATGACGGCAACTGGGTGGCTGCGGCCTGCACAGACTGCTCGTCTGAAACCGGTCAGGGCGATCCATTCCCAATCTATATGTATGAAGTCTTCATGCCTGAGGTCGAGGTCGAGGTCGAAACCGGTGAAGTCAAGGTGGTCAAATTCACCACCTCGGTAGATGTCGGCACAATCATCAACAAAGCAACCGTTGACGGCCAGATCTATGGTGGCCTAGCGCAGGGGATCGGGCTAGCCCTATCCGAAGACTTCGAGGATCTGGAGCTTCATACCAATCTGATGGACTGCGGTATTCCGTATCCAAAGGACATCCCAGATGATATCGAGATCTTGTATCTGGAAACGCCGCGTCCTGATGGACCATTCGGCGCTGCAGGTGTCGGGGAGGCTCCGTTGACCGCAGCTCATCCGGCGATCCTGAACGCCATCTACAATGCTTGTGGTGTTCGCATCTTCCGTGTTCCGGCTCTACCAGAAATTATCAGAACCGAACTCGAAGCAAAGGCCGCAAGGGAAAAAGCCCCTAAAGAGCTGGCCTGAGCCTGAAACGGAGCAGCATGGCATTTCCTCTTACAATGCCATGCATGCTTCTGGTGGGCGCGGGACCGGGTATGCCTCTTATCCGGCCCTGCACCTCTGACATCAAACTGGCTGGACCGGATTCTTCAGGCCCGGCAATAGAGACCGATGAACGGGGCATCAAAATGGATAGCGATCAGGTAAAGCTTCTGGAAGCAAGATGCATTGAGGAACAACCTCCTGCTTGCGAGGTGACTTGTCCCTTGCGCGTCGACGTGAGGTCAATGTTGGCCAAGGTGATGCAAGGGGATTTTCTCGCAGCATTTGCGCTTTATTGCCGCTATGTGCCTTTTCCTGCCATTCTCGGACATATATGCGATCATCCATGTGAAGAAGGGTGCCGTCGGGCAGAAGCCGGTGGCGCGGTGCGCATTTCCCAGATTGAGCGGACCCTTGTCGAGGAAAGCTGTTCCACTTTGCGTCGGCAGGCACAAAGAATTGCCAAACCCAAAAAGATTGCCATCGTGGGGGCAGGGTTGTCCGGGCTGACGGCAGCCTTCGATCTGGCTATGAAAGGGCACAGGATCACCGTTCTGGAAGCGGACGCCCATCCACTCGAACGATTGCATCGTGATTATGACCCCGCCATTCTTCCGCCTTCTGCCATTGCTCTTGATCTGGGTAGCCTCACTTCGCTCGGAGTTGATATTCGCTGCCGCAGCCGGGTGACTGGCGGTGATGGGCTGCTGGGGCTTACAAGCCTGATTGAATGCCATGACGTCGTTCTGCTTGCTCTTGGTCCCGGATTCGCAACGGACTTTGCTTCGGCCATTCGACTGAGTGACAATGGGCGCATCGAGATCGATCCCGAAAGCCGCGCGACAAGCCATCCGAAAGTCTTCGGTGGCGGTTATCATGGCGCGTTGGGTGAGGTCTATTCACCTGTTCGGTCCATCTATGATGGAAGGCGGGCCGCCGGTTCCATCGACAGGTTCCTGCAAGGGGCGTCCTTGACGGCAAATCGTGATAGCACGGCTGCTGCAACTTCTTGCCTTTATGTCAATGTCAATGCGCATCCGCCCGTTCCTCCTGTCGAGGCCGCAAACAGCCTAATTGGATACACCCCAGATGA contains the following coding sequences:
- a CDS encoding molybdopterin-dependent aldehyde oxidoreductase, encoding MKRIQLNVNGVDRWVVAEPQASLADVLRKQMMLTGCKVCCDDGQCGSCTVIIDDKPIRSCNKKIGDVREGARITTIEGVGTPGNLHPIQIAWMTHGGAQCGICTSGFIMSSKALLEKNINPTREEVRKWFNRNRNLCRCTGYKPLVDAVMDAAAVMRGEKTVAQIMPKPKEDGSILGTSHIRPSAEAKVTGTWDFGADIALRMPEGTLRLALVQAEIPHGLIKGIDTAEAEAMPGVEKVITWKDVKGRNAITGLITFPDNKGDGWDRPILCKDKIFQFGDAIAIVAADTEDHARAAAKKVKVDVEALPAYMSGFAALAPDAIEIHPGTPNAYYEQGVVKGEDTKPLLASSSALVDITTYCSRQPHLHLEPDCGEAYVDEDGVLTILSKSIGVHLHHAMICPGLGLEPDKLRLIQNPTGGTFGYKFSPTMEALLGAAALATGKPVSLVYDQYQNITYTGKRSPVNINIKLGCDDNGKLTAMETDWWLDHGPYSEFGDLVTLRQAQFTGAGYHLENIRGKGLTVATNHAWGSAFRGYGSPQAFLASETAIDILAEKMGEDPFEFRYKNLYSENSTTPTGQKPEVLVLPQLFDMLRPKYEEAKKRCAELSTDEVKRGVGVALGIYGCGLDGPDSSNARAELTKDGVTIYNAWEDHGQGADLGTLTMAHEVLRPTGITPEQISLVMNDTNGPNSGPAGGSRSNVFTGNATRVAAEMLLNAMRKEDGSYRTYDEMVADGIPLVYDGNWVAAACTDCSSETGQGDPFPIYMYEVFMPEVEVEVETGEVKVVKFTTSVDVGTIINKATVDGQIYGGLAQGIGLALSEDFEDLELHTNLMDCGIPYPKDIPDDIEILYLETPRPDGPFGAAGVGEAPLTAAHPAILNAIYNACGVRIFRVPALPEIIRTELEAKAAREKAPKELA